Proteins from a genomic interval of Lelliottia amnigena:
- the ychO_1 gene encoding protein YchO, with protein MVAVFRVQNLLFLLLVTAGAVFGAPNSFMQQAQNPFDNNGDSLPDLGLAKPTGESEKHLAEMAKAFGEASMTDNGLTTSEQARQFAFGKVRDAVSGEVNEQIESWLSPWGNASVDLLVDEEGKFNGSSGRWFIPWQDNNRYLSWSQLGLTQQTDGLVSNAGIGQRWVAGKWLLGYNTFYDNLLDENLQRAGLGAEAWGENLRLSANYYQPFASWRDSSDLQEQRMARGYDVTAKAWLPYFHHLNTSVSFEQYFGDNVDLFRSGTGYHNPMAVNLGLDYTPVPLLTFSAAHKQGESGVSQNNLGMKLNYRFGVPLKKQLSSDEVAATRSLRGSRYDPVERTSLPVMEFRQRKTLSVYLATPPWDLTPGETVVLKLQVRSTHGVRQLHWQGDTHALSLTSPANVNSDEGWSVIMPAWDASEGATNRWKLSVVVEDKDGQRVSSNEITLSLSQPLVALPDDDGGYQLLPNE; from the coding sequence ATGGTTGCTGTTTTCCGCGTTCAAAATCTTCTCTTCCTCCTCCTTGTCACGGCCGGAGCCGTTTTCGGTGCGCCAAATTCCTTTATGCAACAGGCGCAAAATCCGTTTGATAACAACGGCGATAGCCTGCCAGATCTCGGGCTCGCTAAACCGACTGGCGAAAGCGAAAAGCATCTTGCCGAAATGGCGAAAGCATTCGGTGAAGCGAGCATGACCGACAACGGCCTGACGACCAGCGAGCAGGCGCGTCAGTTTGCGTTTGGCAAAGTGCGTGATGCGGTCAGCGGCGAAGTGAATGAGCAGATTGAATCCTGGCTTTCGCCCTGGGGGAACGCCAGCGTCGATTTACTGGTCGACGAAGAGGGCAAATTTAACGGCAGCAGCGGCAGGTGGTTTATCCCCTGGCAGGATAATAATCGCTATCTGAGCTGGAGCCAGCTGGGCCTTACGCAGCAAACGGACGGTCTGGTAAGTAACGCCGGGATTGGCCAGCGCTGGGTGGCAGGAAAATGGCTGCTCGGCTACAACACGTTTTACGACAATCTGCTGGATGAGAATCTGCAAAGAGCCGGGCTTGGGGCGGAAGCCTGGGGTGAAAACCTGCGCCTGTCGGCAAATTATTATCAGCCGTTTGCCAGCTGGCGTGACAGCTCGGATCTCCAGGAGCAGCGCATGGCGCGCGGATATGACGTGACGGCCAAAGCCTGGCTGCCTTATTTTCATCATTTGAATACCAGCGTGAGTTTTGAGCAATATTTTGGCGATAACGTCGACCTGTTTCGTAGCGGAACGGGGTACCACAATCCGATGGCGGTTAATTTGGGTCTCGATTATACGCCGGTGCCTTTGCTGACGTTTTCCGCCGCGCATAAGCAGGGCGAAAGCGGGGTGAGCCAAAATAATCTGGGCATGAAGCTCAACTATCGCTTTGGCGTCCCGCTGAAAAAGCAGCTGTCGTCGGATGAGGTGGCAGCAACCCGTTCGCTGCGCGGGAGTCGTTACGATCCGGTGGAGCGCACCAGTCTGCCGGTGATGGAGTTCCGCCAGCGTAAAACGCTGTCGGTCTATCTGGCCACGCCGCCGTGGGATTTAACGCCGGGGGAAACGGTGGTCCTGAAATTGCAGGTCCGCAGTACCCACGGGGTGCGCCAGCTTCACTGGCAGGGCGATACGCACGCGCTGAGTTTGACCTCGCCTGCGAATGTGAATAGCGATGAGGGATGGAGCGTGATTATGCCCGCCTGGGATGCGAGCGAAGGGGCGACTAACCGCTGGAAACTGTCCGTCGTCGTAGAAGATAAAGATGGGCAGCGTGTCTCTTCCAATGAGATCACGCTCTCTCTGTCGCAACCGCTGGTGGCGTTGCCAGATGACGATGGCGGCTATCAGCTGCTGCC
- the narB_1 gene encoding assimilatory nitrate reductase (NADH) subunit alpha, with protein MARFWGTERLAQTPGLMAVDLFDAIARGEVKAVWIMGTNPAVSLPDSHAVCQALAACPLVIVSEVMRDTDTSRFAHIRFPALGWGEKNGTVTNSERRISRQRAFLPAPGEAKPDWWIIAEIAKKLGYGAAFNWQHPQEIFCEHAALSAFENAGARAFNLSDLVTLTRQQWDDLEPYQWATGEIPVRRIIPVEPEHHGAMPDALYPLILNSGRVRDQWHTMTRTGYVPRLMQHIAEPQVDVSAADARRFALQDGQLARLSSPRGVMVARVHVTAGQRDGEAFTPMHWNNRFARQGKVNALVEGRCDPHSGQPESKQTAVRIMPWQPGWQGELYARELPELPAFAHWWRKATVGVERLTLASDKALSEVILAQCSARGWQLQIAQTGERSSMLAWHNGDLMLGFWEGKTRPALAHDFIASAFQTPPAERVERHALLDGQNPGERKDPGRIICSCFSVGENTIREAIAGGCDSAAALGATLRCGTNCGSCVPELKGLIAEGSTAALMQR; from the coding sequence GTGGCCCGCTTCTGGGGAACTGAAAGGCTGGCGCAGACGCCGGGGCTGATGGCGGTCGACCTGTTTGATGCCATTGCGCGTGGAGAAGTGAAAGCCGTGTGGATTATGGGCACGAATCCTGCCGTTTCGCTTCCCGATAGCCACGCCGTATGTCAGGCGCTGGCGGCATGCCCGCTGGTGATCGTCTCGGAAGTGATGCGCGATACGGACACCAGCCGCTTTGCGCATATCCGGTTTCCGGCGCTGGGCTGGGGCGAGAAAAATGGGACGGTCACAAACTCTGAACGCCGGATTTCGCGCCAGCGCGCGTTTTTGCCCGCGCCGGGAGAGGCAAAACCGGACTGGTGGATTATCGCTGAGATAGCCAAAAAACTGGGTTACGGTGCCGCGTTTAACTGGCAGCATCCGCAGGAAATTTTCTGCGAACACGCCGCGCTGTCGGCGTTTGAAAATGCGGGCGCACGGGCGTTTAACTTAAGTGACCTTGTCACGTTAACGCGCCAGCAGTGGGATGATTTAGAACCCTATCAATGGGCTACAGGTGAAATACCGGTGCGGCGAATTATCCCGGTCGAGCCGGAACATCATGGCGCGATGCCCGATGCGCTTTATCCGTTGATTCTGAACAGCGGTCGCGTGCGCGATCAGTGGCACACCATGACCCGCACGGGCTACGTTCCACGGTTGATGCAGCATATCGCCGAACCGCAGGTGGACGTTTCGGCGGCGGATGCGCGACGTTTTGCGCTGCAAGACGGACAACTGGCGCGCCTGAGTTCGCCGCGCGGGGTGATGGTCGCGCGCGTGCATGTGACTGCGGGGCAACGCGACGGCGAAGCGTTTACCCCGATGCACTGGAATAACCGCTTTGCACGTCAGGGGAAAGTGAACGCGCTGGTGGAAGGGCGTTGCGATCCGCATTCCGGTCAGCCCGAAAGCAAACAAACGGCGGTGAGGATTATGCCGTGGCAGCCAGGATGGCAGGGCGAACTTTACGCGCGCGAGCTGCCTGAACTGCCCGCTTTTGCCCACTGGTGGCGCAAAGCCACGGTGGGTGTTGAACGTCTTACGCTGGCGAGCGACAAAGCGCTGTCAGAGGTGATTCTGGCGCAGTGTAGCGCGCGGGGCTGGCAGTTACAGATTGCCCAGACCGGCGAGCGTAGCAGCATGCTGGCATGGCATAACGGCGATCTGATGCTGGGATTTTGGGAAGGGAAAACGCGGCCAGCACTGGCACATGATTTTATTGCATCGGCGTTTCAAACGCCGCCTGCTGAACGCGTTGAACGTCATGCGTTGTTGGACGGACAAAACCCTGGCGAGCGTAAAGACCCTGGACGGATAATCTGTAGCTGCTTTAGCGTGGGAGAAAACACAATCCGTGAGGCCATCGCGGGCGGGTGTGATTCGGCAGCGGCGCTGGGGGCGACATTACGCTGCGGGACGAACTGCGGGTCGTGCGTGCCGGAGCTTAAAGGGTTGATTGCCGAAGGGAGTACGGCGGCATTAATGCAGCGGTAA
- the narB_2 gene encoding assimilatory nitrate reductase (NADH) subunit alpha, with translation MKGFIGAANIDTNSRLCMSSAVTGYKRAFGEDIVPCSYDDIEKTDLVVLVGSNAAWTHPVLYQRLVQARAANPALKVVVIDPRKTATCDIADLHLPLLPGSDAGLFVGLLNHIQDENSWPTPRVAAFCGLAVAEVETFYQWFTTARRAVTLYTMGINQSSSGSDKCNALLTSISPAGICPRRLRPIFVDRTA, from the coding sequence ATGAAGGGATTCATTGGCGCGGCGAATATCGACACCAATTCGCGGCTGTGCATGTCCTCGGCCGTGACCGGCTATAAGCGCGCGTTTGGTGAAGATATCGTGCCATGCAGCTACGACGATATCGAAAAGACCGATCTGGTGGTGCTGGTGGGGTCGAATGCCGCCTGGACGCATCCGGTGCTTTATCAACGGCTGGTGCAGGCGCGCGCCGCTAATCCAGCATTAAAGGTGGTGGTTATCGATCCCCGCAAAACCGCGACCTGTGATATCGCCGATCTGCATCTCCCGTTGCTGCCGGGCAGCGATGCAGGATTGTTTGTCGGACTGCTTAATCATATTCAGGACGAAAATAGCTGGCCAACGCCGCGCGTGGCGGCATTTTGCGGGTTAGCGGTTGCAGAGGTTGAGACATTTTATCAGTGGTTCACCACCGCGCGGCGCGCCGTCACGCTCTACACCATGGGCATCAACCAGTCGTCGAGCGGGAGCGATAAGTGCAACGCATTATTAACGTCCATATCGCCAGCGGGAATTTGCCCGCGAAGGCTGCGGCCCATTTTCGTTGACCGGACAGCCTAA
- the nirD_1 gene encoding assimilatory nitrite reductase (NAD(P)H) large subunit / assimilatory nitrite reductase (NAD(P)H)small subunit / assimilatory nitrate reductase (NADH) beta subunit: MDNLEGGIEYLRDVIMNDSLGIAYELEQEMARIVDTYQCEWQTTLADPNRLALFRTRVNAPVTEAFKRWQEICEVDEIPEHAGIGAHLGEQQIALFRFGKAVYALEDIEPGSSASVLSRGILGDASGEPIVISPLYKQRIRLRDGRQVDSGEPAVRAWPVKIEAGQSVGEQRRAGDACGGFMTQTRTTCPYCGVGCGVVASVNNGEVRVRGDETHPANDGRLCVKGSALGETTGLEGAFIAPDDRRS, encoded by the coding sequence ATGGACAATCTGGAGGGCGGCATCGAGTATCTGCGCGATGTGATCATGAATGACAGTCTGGGGATTGCCTACGAACTGGAGCAGGAGATGGCGCGGATTGTCGACACGTATCAATGCGAATGGCAAACCACGCTCGCCGATCCAAACCGTCTGGCGCTGTTCCGTACCCGCGTGAATGCGCCGGTGACGGAAGCCTTCAAGCGCTGGCAGGAAATTTGTGAAGTCGACGAAATCCCGGAACATGCGGGCATTGGCGCACATCTTGGTGAACAGCAAATCGCGCTGTTCCGATTCGGCAAAGCCGTGTATGCGCTGGAAGATATCGAGCCGGGCAGCAGCGCCAGCGTGCTGTCGCGCGGGATTCTGGGGGATGCGAGCGGCGAGCCGATCGTTATCTCGCCGCTGTACAAACAGCGTATCCGCCTGCGCGACGGGCGACAGGTGGACAGCGGCGAACCGGCGGTACGCGCCTGGCCGGTGAAAATTGAAGCCGGGCAAAGTGTGGGTGAGCAGCGACGAGCTGGTGATGCGTGCGGAGGCTTCATGACCCAAACCCGAACGACGTGCCCGTATTGCGGTGTCGGCTGTGGCGTGGTGGCAAGCGTAAACAATGGCGAAGTGCGCGTGCGCGGTGACGAAACGCATCCGGCGAATGACGGCAGATTGTGTGTGAAAGGTTCGGCGCTGGGGGAAACAACCGGCCTGGAAGGGGCGTTTATTGCGCCCGATGATCGACGATCGTGA
- a CDS encoding assimilatory nitrite reductase (NAD(P)H) large subunit / assimilatory nitrite reductase (NAD(P)H)small subunit / assimilatory nitrate reductase (NADH) beta subunit: MSAGATDIGAVKQCTKAATGCGGCSALVKQVMEFQLAAQGVEVKKDICEHFAYSRQEIYHLVRVNRIHTFEQLIARYGHGHGCEICKPLVGSVLASCWNEYLLKPAHLPLQDTNDRYFANIQKDGTYSIVPRMPAGEVSADGLIAIGQIAKRYQLYSKITGGQRIDLFGATLEQLPEIWQAMVEAGFETGHAYGKSLRTVKSCVGSTWCRYGVQDSTGLAVTLEHRYKGLARRRTKSKWRCQVAPGNAPKPRVKTSA; encoded by the coding sequence GTGAGCGCCGGGGCAACGGACATCGGCGCGGTTAAACAGTGCACCAAAGCCGCCACCGGCTGTGGCGGGTGTAGCGCGCTGGTCAAACAGGTCATGGAGTTCCAGCTGGCGGCGCAGGGCGTGGAGGTGAAAAAAGATATCTGCGAACACTTCGCCTATTCGCGTCAGGAAATTTATCACCTGGTGCGCGTCAACCGCATCCATACGTTTGAACAGCTGATTGCCCGCTACGGGCACGGCCACGGCTGCGAAATTTGTAAGCCGCTGGTCGGATCGGTGCTGGCGTCGTGCTGGAATGAATATCTGCTCAAACCTGCGCATCTGCCGCTCCAGGACACCAACGACCGCTATTTTGCCAATATTCAAAAAGACGGCACGTATTCGATTGTCCCGCGCATGCCTGCCGGTGAAGTCAGTGCTGACGGGCTGATCGCCATCGGGCAAATCGCGAAGCGTTATCAGCTGTACAGCAAAATTACCGGCGGTCAGCGAATCGACCTGTTTGGCGCGACGCTGGAACAGCTACCCGAAATCTGGCAGGCGATGGTCGAAGCCGGATTTGAGACCGGGCACGCCTACGGGAAATCGCTGCGTACCGTGAAATCGTGCGTCGGGTCGACGTGGTGTCGTTACGGCGTGCAGGATTCAACGGGTCTGGCCGTGACGCTGGAGCATCGCTATAAGGGCCTGGCGCGCCGCCGCACAAAATCAAAATGGCGGTGTCAGGTTGCACCCGGGAATGCGCCGAAGCCCAGAGTAAAGACGTCGGCGTGA
- the norW_1 gene encoding assimilatory nitrite reductase (NAD(P)H) large subunit / assimilatory nitrite reductase (NAD(P)H)small subunit / assimilatory nitrate reductase (NADH) beta subunit, giving the protein MTNLLWWWLDTVWSGHHFLEDCVNRNLHQHYQIVVFGEERYAAYDRVHLSAYFDDRNPDSLSLVQGDFFAGNGIELRLSQQLSILTARRGWCAPPVAMKPTGTNWCWRRESYPFVPPVSGRDLPGCFVYRTLDDLDSIAAHAAHARRGVVIGGGLLGLEAANALKQLGLDTDVVEFAPNLMAVQLDNDGAAMLRRKIEALGVGVHTSKSTTEIARTDDGLVLRFADGGELNTDMVVFSAGIRPQDALARISGLTLGERGGICIDHHCRTSDEDVFAIGECALWEGKIFGLVAPGYQMARVAAAQLAGEEHAFAGADMSTKLKLLGVDVASFGDAHGRTPGAQSYQWTHGPQQIYKKIVVSEDGKTLLGGVLVGDAAEYATLVQMMLNGISLPKDPETLILPRRCGEYAQSTWCRRTAGQRADLLLS; this is encoded by the coding sequence ATGACAAACCTACTCTGGTGGTGGTTGGACACGGTATGGTCCGGCCACCATTTTCTCGAAGATTGCGTGAACCGCAATTTGCATCAGCATTATCAGATTGTCGTGTTTGGCGAAGAGCGCTATGCGGCCTACGACCGTGTGCATCTTTCAGCCTATTTTGACGATCGTAATCCCGATTCACTCTCACTGGTGCAAGGTGATTTCTTTGCCGGGAATGGCATTGAGCTGCGTCTTTCGCAGCAATTGTCGATATTGACCGCGAGGCGCGGGTGGTGCGCACCGCCAGTGGCCATGAAACCCACTGGGACAAACTGGTGCTGGCGACGGGAATCGTATCCGTTTGTGCCGCCCGTGTCGGGTCGCGATCTGCCGGGCTGTTTTGTCTATCGCACGCTGGACGATTTAGACAGTATCGCGGCGCATGCAGCCCATGCGCGACGCGGCGTGGTGATTGGCGGCGGTCTGCTAGGGCTGGAAGCGGCGAACGCGCTCAAGCAGCTGGGACTGGACACGGACGTTGTTGAATTCGCCCCGAACCTGATGGCGGTTCAGCTTGATAACGACGGTGCGGCGATGCTGCGCCGCAAAATTGAAGCCCTCGGCGTTGGCGTGCACACCAGTAAATCGACAACTGAAATCGCCCGCACCGATGACGGTCTGGTGCTGCGTTTTGCCGATGGCGGCGAGCTGAACACCGATATGGTGGTCTTTTCCGCCGGGATCCGCCCGCAGGACGCGCTGGCGCGTATCAGCGGATTAACCCTTGGCGAACGCGGCGGGATTTGTATCGATCACCACTGCCGCACCTCGGATGAAGACGTGTTTGCCATTGGCGAATGTGCGCTGTGGGAAGGTAAAATCTTTGGCCTGGTGGCGCCTGGCTATCAGATGGCTCGCGTGGCGGCAGCACAGCTTGCCGGGGAAGAACACGCTTTTGCGGGCGCGGACATGAGCACCAAACTGAAGCTGCTGGGTGTGGACGTCGCCTCTTTTGGCGATGCGCATGGCCGCACGCCCGGCGCGCAAAGTTATCAGTGGACGCACGGTCCGCAGCAAATCTACAAAAAAATTGTGGTCAGTGAAGACGGTAAAACTCTGCTCGGCGGTGTGCTGGTGGGGGATGCCGCCGAATACGCGACGCTGGTACAGATGATGCTCAACGGCATCAGCCTGCCGAAAGATCCTGAAACGCTGATTTTACCCCGCCGTTGCGGGGAGTACGCCCAAAGTACTTGGTGTCGCCGCACTGCCGGACAGCGCGCAGATCTGCTCCTGTCATAA
- a CDS encoding assimilatory nitrite reductase (NAD(P)H) large subunit / assimilatory nitrite reductase (NAD(P)H)small subunit / assimilatory nitrate reductase (NADH) beta subunit produces the protein MTAQAGDDLWTSWDPLTRHYRRLLIRNGTLAGVLIFGDCRSAATLTDLLAKPVPLRRTGCSIDSLRNTRLQDRTL, from the coding sequence GTGACGGCGCAGGCGGGTGATGACCTCTGGACGTCGTGGGACCCGCTGACGCGTCATTACCGGCGCTTATTGATTCGCAACGGCACGCTTGCGGGCGTGCTGATCTTTGGCGATTGCCGCAGTGCGGCGACGCTCACCGATTTACTGGCAAAGCCGGTGCCGCTCAGGCGGACTGGCTGTTCGATCGATTCACTACGCAACACCAGGTTGCAGGACAGAACGCTATGA
- the norW_2 gene encoding assimilatory nitrite reductase (NAD(P)H) large subunit / assimilatory nitrite reductase (NAD(P)H)small subunit / assimilatory nitrate reductase (NADH) beta subunit — protein sequence MRLVIIGNGMAATRLIESLTERAPGRFIITVIGEEAEPAYNRIQLSPVLGGEKQAAATRFHDDAWYQARGVTVMTGERVTAVDLAAREIHTAQRSVRWDELVFATGSQPFIPPVSGSDGANVFTFRTLKDVDTILAATGPVVVLGGGVLGVEAAAALRHSCDNVTIVHRGPWLMEQQLDQQTGALLEQALKERGIDCELASGITNITSHTVTLSDGRTRAATRVVLATGVVPNASLAKASGLLCAKGIVVDSLMQTSHPASSAIGECSEINGQTWGLVAPCLAQADILAARLAGKICAAFTPCDSGMRLKVTGMSCSAPVA from the coding sequence ATGCGACTGGTCATTATTGGTAACGGCATGGCAGCAACGCGACTGATCGAGTCGCTGACCGAACGTGCACCCGGTCGCTTCATCATTACCGTGATCGGCGAGGAGGCCGAGCCTGCGTACAACCGCATTCAGCTTTCGCCGGTGCTGGGCGGCGAAAAACAGGCGGCCGCCACGCGGTTTCATGATGACGCCTGGTATCAGGCGCGTGGCGTGACGGTGATGACCGGTGAAAGGGTGACGGCGGTGGATCTGGCCGCGCGGGAAATCCACACGGCACAGCGGTCTGTGCGCTGGGATGAACTGGTATTTGCCACCGGTTCGCAGCCGTTCATTCCGCCCGTGTCGGGCAGTGACGGGGCGAACGTGTTTACCTTTCGCACGTTAAAAGACGTGGACACCATTCTGGCCGCGACCGGTCCAGTTGTGGTGCTTGGCGGTGGCGTGCTGGGCGTCGAAGCCGCCGCCGCGCTACGTCATTCTTGTGACAACGTCACGATTGTGCATCGCGGGCCGTGGCTGATGGAACAGCAGCTTGACCAGCAGACCGGCGCGCTGCTGGAGCAGGCGTTAAAAGAGCGGGGAATTGACTGCGAACTGGCGTCGGGGATCACCAACATCACATCTCATACCGTGACGCTCTCTGACGGGCGCACGCGTGCGGCCACGCGCGTAGTGCTGGCGACCGGCGTAGTACCCAATGCCTCACTGGCGAAAGCCAGCGGGCTGTTGTGTGCCAAAGGGATCGTGGTGGACAGCCTGATGCAAACCTCACATCCGGCGTCCAGTGCCATTGGCGAATGCAGCGAAATTAACGGCCAGACGTGGGGACTGGTCGCGCCATGCCTGGCGCAGGCCGATATTTTGGCTGCCCGACTGGCAGGCAAAATCTGCGCCGCATTTACCCCCTGCGACAGCGGCATGCGCCTGAAAGTGACCGGCATGAGCTGTTCAGCGCCGGTTGCGTGA
- the cmpC gene encoding nitrate ABC transporter ATPases C and D: MKPLIQVQGVSQRFSTASGEFLALQNVSFDIHEGETVSLIGHSGCGKSTLLNLIAGITFPTEGGLICDNREIAGPGPERAVVFQNHSLLPWLTCFDNVALAVDQVFRRTMSKAERKAWIEHNLDRVQMGHALHKRPGEISGGMKQRVGIARALAMKPKVLLMDEPFGALDALTRAHLQDSVMKIQQELNTTIVLITHDVDEAVLLSDRVLMMTNGPAATVGEILQVDLPRPRNRVQLAEDSRYHHMRQQVLRFLYEKQPKAA; this comes from the coding sequence ATGAAACCATTAATTCAGGTACAGGGCGTGAGCCAGCGTTTTTCCACGGCCAGCGGCGAGTTTCTGGCGCTGCAAAACGTCTCTTTTGATATCCACGAAGGTGAAACCGTTAGCCTGATTGGCCACTCCGGCTGCGGCAAATCTACGCTGCTGAACCTTATCGCCGGGATTACGTTCCCCACGGAGGGCGGGCTGATTTGTGATAACCGCGAAATCGCCGGACCAGGCCCGGAACGCGCGGTGGTGTTCCAGAACCACTCGTTGCTGCCGTGGCTGACCTGTTTCGACAACGTGGCGCTGGCGGTCGATCAGGTTTTCCGCCGCACCATGAGCAAAGCGGAGCGCAAAGCGTGGATCGAGCACAATCTCGACCGCGTGCAAATGGGTCATGCGTTGCATAAACGTCCGGGGGAAATCTCCGGCGGGATGAAGCAGCGCGTGGGTATTGCGCGGGCGCTGGCGATGAAGCCAAAAGTGCTGCTGATGGATGAGCCTTTTGGCGCGCTGGATGCGTTGACCCGCGCACATCTGCAGGATTCGGTCATGAAAATCCAGCAGGAGCTGAACACCACTATCGTACTGATCACCCACGATGTGGACGAAGCAGTGCTTCTCTCCGATCGCGTGCTGATGATGACCAACGGCCCGGCGGCCACGGTGGGCGAGATTTTGCAGGTTGATTTGCCGCGTCCGCGCAATCGCGTGCAACTGGCTGAAGACAGCCGCTATCACCACATGCGCCAGCAGGTTCTGCGTTTCCTCTACGAAAAACAGCCGAAAGCGGCCTGA
- the cmpB gene encoding nitrate ABC transporter inner membrane subunit has product MGIGWNILASLQRVAIGFGLAAIVGIPLGFLIGRFTFFSRMFTPLIALLRPVSPLAWLPIGLLLFQKAEPASSWTIFICSIWPMVINTAEGVRRIPQDYLNVARVLQLSEWTIMRRILFPAVLPAVLTGVRLSIGIAWLVIVAAEMLTGGLGIGFWIWNEWNNLNVENILIAIVIIGVVGLLLEQGLMLIARRFSWQEK; this is encoded by the coding sequence ATGGGGATTGGCTGGAACATTCTCGCCTCGCTCCAGCGCGTGGCGATTGGGTTCGGTCTGGCGGCGATTGTCGGCATTCCGCTCGGTTTTCTGATTGGTCGATTCACCTTTTTCTCGCGCATGTTCACCCCGCTGATCGCGCTTCTGCGTCCGGTCAGCCCGCTGGCGTGGCTGCCGATCGGTCTGCTGCTGTTTCAGAAAGCGGAGCCGGCGTCGAGCTGGACCATTTTCATCTGTTCCATCTGGCCGATGGTGATCAATACCGCCGAAGGGGTGCGCCGGATCCCGCAGGACTACCTCAACGTTGCGCGCGTATTGCAACTTTCTGAGTGGACCATCATGCGCCGCATTCTGTTTCCTGCCGTATTGCCCGCAGTGCTGACGGGCGTGCGGCTCTCAATTGGCATTGCGTGGCTGGTGATTGTTGCCGCCGAAATGCTGACCGGGGGATTAGGGATCGGCTTCTGGATCTGGAACGAGTGGAACAACCTTAACGTTGAAAACATTCTCATCGCCATTGTCATCATCGGCGTGGTCGGGTTGCTGCTGGAGCAGGGGCTGATGCTGATCGCCCGGCGTTTTAGCTGGCAGGAAAAATAA
- a CDS encoding nitrate ABC transporter inner membrane subunit, translating to MKQMQTTQIVAEKPVSGEVITLPPVQVRRRTPAFARRINEFLQRVIPAFLGLGLLVVVWQLAAINSKGFPTPLSTLDSAITLFCRPVLP from the coding sequence ATGAAACAGATGCAAACTACACAGATCGTGGCTGAAAAGCCCGTTAGCGGCGAAGTCATTACGCTGCCACCGGTTCAGGTTCGTCGCCGCACACCGGCATTTGCCCGCCGGATAAACGAATTCCTCCAGCGCGTGATCCCGGCGTTTCTTGGCCTGGGATTGCTGGTGGTGGTATGGCAACTGGCCGCGATCAACAGCAAAGGTTTCCCTACGCCGCTCAGCACGCTGGATTCCGCTATCACGCTGTTTTGCCGACCCGTTTTACCGTGA